A window of the Motilibacter rhizosphaerae genome harbors these coding sequences:
- a CDS encoding CYTH and CHAD domain-containing protein, with protein MGEAEQGGSGHDASGGAPAPDATPTGATPTVHREVETKFRVHGLFRLPDLAGPGAVARVEPREARELVAVYHDTADLRLAREGITLRRREGGEDAGWHLKLPAGGTARDEVRLPLEAGEAGAVPRELSDLVFPYLRSAALEPVAVLQTERLPFALLTEDGRELAELTDDTVSVLDGDRVLVRFRELELEEAQAGPGELDAVVAALQEAGALPGEFVSKAVRALGPRATAPGDLPEPAPVDQDDPAGTLVTAYLATHVRALRRADLGVRRGEDDAVHQMRVAARRMRSGLRAFRPLVEREWADGLRDELQWVAGELGGVRDREVLLERLEGALHELPPEADALGTRTLLSQEIGGAHDAARAEALEALRSDRYAALLDALVEAVRAPRLTPLAEEPCRSALPPLMEAAWKRLARDAKQLRLDGEDDEWHETRKAAKLVRYTAEAIAPALGKPAKRLAKQVTRVTELLGDHQDAAIAAETLHGIAAGEHVSGRQGFTLGLLFADQRNAVLVARVRFLELWPEVSHRRHRDWLR; from the coding sequence GTGGGCGAGGCTGAGCAGGGCGGCAGCGGGCACGACGCGAGCGGCGGGGCGCCGGCCCCCGACGCGACCCCGACCGGAGCGACCCCGACCGTGCACCGCGAGGTCGAGACCAAGTTCCGCGTCCACGGGCTGTTCCGGCTGCCCGACCTCGCGGGGCCGGGCGCGGTCGCCCGCGTCGAGCCGCGCGAGGCCCGCGAGCTGGTCGCGGTCTACCACGACACCGCCGACCTGCGCCTCGCCCGGGAGGGCATCACCCTGCGCCGCCGCGAGGGCGGCGAGGACGCGGGCTGGCACCTCAAGCTCCCGGCCGGCGGCACCGCGCGCGACGAGGTCCGCCTCCCGCTCGAGGCGGGCGAGGCCGGTGCCGTGCCGCGCGAGCTCAGCGACCTGGTGTTCCCCTACCTCCGCAGCGCGGCGCTCGAGCCGGTCGCGGTGCTGCAGACCGAGCGGCTGCCGTTCGCGCTGCTCACCGAGGACGGCCGCGAGCTCGCCGAGCTCACCGACGACACCGTCTCGGTGCTCGACGGCGACCGCGTGCTCGTCCGCTTCCGCGAGCTCGAGCTGGAGGAGGCGCAGGCCGGTCCGGGCGAGCTCGACGCGGTGGTCGCGGCCCTGCAGGAGGCCGGGGCGCTCCCGGGGGAGTTCGTGTCCAAGGCCGTGCGCGCCCTCGGCCCGCGCGCCACGGCCCCCGGCGACCTGCCCGAGCCGGCGCCGGTGGACCAGGACGACCCGGCGGGGACGCTGGTCACGGCGTACCTCGCCACCCACGTGCGCGCGCTGCGCCGCGCCGACCTGGGGGTGCGCCGCGGCGAGGACGACGCCGTGCACCAGATGCGCGTCGCCGCCCGGCGCATGCGCAGCGGGCTGCGCGCCTTCCGCCCGCTGGTCGAGCGGGAGTGGGCCGACGGGCTGCGCGACGAGCTGCAGTGGGTCGCGGGCGAGCTCGGCGGCGTGCGCGACCGCGAGGTCCTCCTCGAGCGGCTGGAGGGCGCGCTGCACGAGCTGCCCCCCGAGGCCGATGCGCTCGGCACCCGCACGCTGCTCAGCCAGGAGATCGGCGGCGCGCACGACGCCGCCCGGGCCGAGGCGCTCGAGGCGCTGCGCTCCGACCGCTACGCCGCGCTGCTCGACGCGCTCGTCGAGGCCGTCCGCGCTCCCCGCCTGACCCCGCTCGCCGAGGAGCCGTGCCGCTCCGCGCTGCCCCCGCTCATGGAGGCGGCCTGGAAGCGGCTCGCCCGCGACGCGAAGCAGCTGCGGCTCGACGGCGAGGACGACGAGTGGCACGAGACGCGCAAGGCCGCGAAGCTCGTCCGCTACACCGCCGAGGCGATCGCCCCGGCGCTCGGCAAGCCCGCGAAGCGGCTCGCCAAGCAGGTCACCCGCGTGACCGAGCTGCTCGGCGACCACCAGGACGCCGCGATCGCCGCCGAGACGCTGCACGGCATCGCGGCCGGCGAGCACGTCAGCGGCCGGCAGGGCTTCACGCTCGGGCTGCTCTTCGCCGACCAGCGCAACGCCGTGCTGGTCGCGCGCGTGCGGTTCCTCGAGCTGTGGCCGGAGGTGTCGCACCGGCGGCACCGCGACTGGCTGCGCTGA
- a CDS encoding NUDIX hydrolase: MSSTGEGPVLAAGTVVRRTGDEGPEVLLVHRPKYDDWSFPKGKAEPGEHALTTALRETAEETGLAVRLERPLPEQGYTVSGRPKVVRYWLATQLDGRFRPNSEVDEVAWLPLAAARDRLSWQRDAALLDDLAALPGETTALLLVRHAEAVPRDAWDGDDAMRPLTPAGRAQAAALVELLDAYAPTRVVSSDAVRALETVAPLAEDAGLVVEVDPLLSEEGWSAGPGAELLPAALVGDRRTVACSHQQVLPRLLEALCAASPVRPPQAVPPVGGVVALHLHEGRPVAVEEHAPGGC, from the coding sequence ATGAGCTCCACGGGCGAGGGCCCGGTGCTGGCGGCGGGGACCGTCGTGCGGCGCACCGGCGACGAGGGGCCCGAGGTCCTGCTCGTCCACCGCCCGAAGTACGACGACTGGTCCTTCCCCAAGGGCAAGGCGGAGCCGGGCGAGCACGCGCTCACCACCGCGCTGCGCGAGACCGCGGAGGAGACCGGGCTCGCGGTCCGCCTCGAGCGGCCGCTGCCCGAGCAGGGCTACACGGTCTCGGGGCGACCGAAGGTCGTGCGCTACTGGCTGGCGACGCAGCTCGACGGCCGGTTCCGGCCCAACTCCGAGGTCGACGAGGTCGCCTGGCTGCCGCTGGCCGCCGCCCGCGACCGACTGAGCTGGCAGCGCGACGCGGCGCTGCTCGACGACCTCGCCGCGCTGCCCGGGGAGACCACGGCGCTGCTGCTCGTCCGGCACGCCGAGGCCGTGCCGCGGGACGCCTGGGACGGCGACGACGCGATGCGGCCGCTCACGCCGGCGGGCCGCGCGCAGGCCGCGGCGCTGGTGGAGCTGCTCGACGCGTACGCGCCGACGCGGGTCGTCTCCTCCGACGCCGTACGCGCCCTGGAGACCGTCGCTCCCCTGGCCGAGGACGCGGGGCTCGTCGTCGAGGTGGACCCGCTGCTGAGCGAGGAGGGGTGGAGCGCCGGCCCGGGCGCGGAGCTGCTGCCCGCGGCGCTCGTGGGCGACCGGCGAACGGTCGCGTGCTCGCACCAGCAGGTGCTGCCCCGGCTGCTGGAGGCCCTCTGCGCCGCGTCGCCGGTGCGGCCGCCGCAGGCCGTCCCGCCCGTCGGCGGGGTCGTCGCCCTGCACCTGCACGAGGGGCGCCCGGTGGCCGTCGAGGAGCACGCGCCCGGAGGCTGCTGA
- the pstS gene encoding phosphate ABC transporter substrate-binding protein PstS, translating into MTFLRYGRASAVAVVGMLALAACGSDNNSSSSSSAGTGGSSSGAAASGGASSAAGGAAAACAKGTVNAEGSSAQANAMSAWIKAYQGQCSGVTINYNPTGSGAGVTAFNAGREPFVGSDSALKPEEKTAADKRCSGGPAIDLPMVVGPIAVAYNVKGVDGLQLSAATVAKIFSGKITKWDDAAIKADNPSAQLPSTPIQPIHRSDSSGTTDNFTKWLTAAAKSDWTFDHDKVWKAPGGQGAAKSSGVASAIAAGDGTIGYVEYSFVQSASLKAAKIANDGKNFVELSAANASKAVEGAKPADGATGNDLALSLDYATTDPSAYPIVLVTYEITCEKGLKADEASFVKSFLGYTSGAGQQLLTPDLGYAPLPASLQTKVAAAVAAIS; encoded by the coding sequence GTGACGTTCCTCCGCTACGGCCGCGCCAGCGCGGTCGCCGTGGTCGGCATGCTGGCCCTCGCCGCGTGCGGTTCCGACAACAACTCCTCCAGCAGCAGCAGCGCCGGGACCGGCGGCTCCAGCAGCGGGGCCGCCGCCTCCGGTGGCGCCTCCTCCGCCGCCGGCGGTGCCGCTGCCGCCTGCGCCAAGGGCACCGTGAACGCCGAGGGCTCCAGCGCCCAGGCCAACGCGATGAGCGCCTGGATCAAGGCCTACCAGGGCCAGTGCTCCGGCGTGACCATCAACTACAACCCGACCGGCTCGGGCGCGGGCGTCACCGCGTTCAACGCGGGCCGCGAGCCCTTCGTCGGCTCCGACTCGGCGCTCAAGCCCGAGGAGAAGACCGCGGCCGACAAGCGCTGCTCCGGCGGCCCCGCCATCGACCTGCCGATGGTCGTGGGCCCGATCGCCGTGGCGTACAACGTCAAGGGCGTCGACGGCCTGCAGCTCTCCGCCGCGACCGTCGCGAAGATCTTCAGCGGCAAGATCACGAAGTGGGACGACGCGGCCATCAAGGCCGACAACCCCAGCGCGCAGCTGCCGTCGACCCCGATCCAGCCGATCCACCGCTCGGACTCCTCGGGCACCACGGACAACTTCACCAAGTGGCTGACCGCTGCGGCGAAGTCCGACTGGACGTTCGACCACGACAAGGTCTGGAAGGCCCCGGGCGGCCAGGGCGCGGCCAAGTCCTCCGGCGTCGCCAGCGCGATCGCCGCGGGTGACGGCACGATCGGCTACGTCGAGTACTCCTTCGTGCAGTCGGCCAGCCTGAAGGCGGCGAAGATCGCCAACGACGGCAAGAACTTCGTCGAGCTCTCCGCGGCCAACGCCTCGAAGGCCGTCGAGGGTGCGAAGCCGGCCGACGGCGCCACGGGCAACGACCTGGCGCTGAGCCTGGACTACGCGACGACCGACCCGTCGGCGTACCCGATCGTCCTCGTGACCTACGAGATCACCTGCGAGAAGGGCCTCAAGGCCGACGAGGCGTCGTTCGTCAAGTCCTTCCTCGGCTACACCTCGGGTGCGGGCCAGCAGCTGCTGACCCCGGACCTCGGCTACGCCCCGCTGCCGGCCAGCCTGCAGACGAAGGTCGCCGCCGCGGTGGCCGCGATCAGCTAG
- the pstC gene encoding phosphate ABC transporter permease subunit PstC produces MGDRVFSGLAVGAGVLLLAVMAAIAVFLLVEAVPGIRADSKNWLVEKTWFPDSTPSVWGISALAFGTVVSSLIALVIAVPVALGIALFISHYAPRRLAVLLGVLVDLLAAVPSVVYGLWGLNWFSPHILPFAHWLNDRFGWIPLFSGTVSGAQTMFTAGVVLAIMILPIIAAVSREVFLQVPRSLEEAALALGATRWEVIRTSVLPFGRPGIISAVMLGLGRALGETIAIALVLSTSFTLNWHVLEPGGNTIAANIPLNFAEAQGNGRSALIASGLVLFVITLAVNMAARIIIARRKEFVS; encoded by the coding sequence ATGGGCGACCGGGTCTTCAGCGGCCTCGCGGTGGGGGCGGGCGTCCTGCTCCTCGCGGTCATGGCCGCGATCGCCGTCTTCCTGCTCGTCGAAGCGGTCCCGGGCATCCGCGCGGACAGCAAGAACTGGCTCGTCGAGAAGACCTGGTTCCCGGACTCGACCCCCTCGGTGTGGGGCATCTCCGCGCTGGCCTTCGGGACCGTCGTCTCCAGCCTCATCGCGCTCGTCATCGCCGTGCCGGTCGCGCTCGGTATCGCGCTGTTCATCTCGCACTACGCGCCGCGCCGGCTGGCCGTGCTGCTCGGCGTGCTCGTCGACCTGCTCGCGGCCGTGCCGAGCGTGGTCTACGGCCTGTGGGGGCTGAACTGGTTCTCGCCGCACATCCTGCCGTTCGCCCACTGGCTCAACGACAGGTTCGGCTGGATCCCGCTGTTCAGCGGCACGGTCAGCGGTGCCCAGACGATGTTCACCGCGGGCGTCGTCCTCGCCATCATGATCCTGCCGATCATCGCCGCCGTCAGCCGCGAGGTCTTCCTCCAGGTGCCGCGCTCGCTCGAGGAGGCCGCCCTGGCCCTCGGCGCGACGCGCTGGGAGGTCATCCGCACCTCGGTCCTGCCGTTCGGGCGCCCCGGCATCATCTCGGCGGTCATGCTCGGCCTCGGCCGCGCCCTGGGCGAGACCATCGCCATCGCCCTCGTGCTCTCGACGAGCTTCACGCTCAACTGGCACGTGCTCGAGCCCGGCGGCAACACGATCGCCGCCAACATCCCGCTGAACTTCGCCGAGGCGCAGGGCAACGGGCGCAGCGCGCTCATCGCCTCCGGCCTGGTGCTCTTCGTCATCACGCTCGCGGTCAACATGGCCGCCCGGATCATCATCGCGCGCCGCAAGGAGTTCGTCTCGTGA
- the pstA gene encoding phosphate ABC transporter permease PstA, whose amino-acid sequence MSTLVEPTRAAFTKKVRPLPTWLPAAIFVAALLVAYALLTAVGSSGGGGRVLLAAVLADVIFCVAVFAVSAPREGSRRAKDRVVTAVVYSCFALAVLPLVSLLASTIHRGAAKLTLDFLTHSMRGVGPRDDLGGANHAIIGTVEQVGLAGLIAIPLGLLVAIYLVEYGRGALARGVTFFVDVMTGIPSIVAGLFIFTLFIVILGFGYSGFLGSLALSILMVPTVVRSSEEMLKLVPNELREASLALGVPRWKTILSIVLPTAVAGLVTGVMLAIARVIGETAPLVLTTFFTNSINTNPFNGAQMSLPLYIYTLATQPGKFYNPRAWAAALTLVLIVLLLNLVARTIAWWRAPKAR is encoded by the coding sequence GTGAGCACCCTCGTCGAGCCGACCCGGGCCGCCTTCACCAAGAAGGTCCGCCCGCTCCCGACCTGGCTGCCGGCCGCGATCTTCGTCGCCGCGCTCCTCGTCGCGTACGCCCTGCTCACCGCGGTGGGCAGCAGCGGGGGCGGCGGGCGGGTCCTGCTCGCCGCGGTCCTCGCCGACGTCATCTTCTGCGTCGCGGTCTTCGCGGTCTCCGCGCCGCGCGAGGGCAGCCGCCGGGCGAAGGACCGCGTGGTCACGGCCGTCGTCTACAGCTGCTTCGCGCTGGCGGTCCTGCCGCTGGTCTCGCTGCTCGCCTCGACGATCCACCGGGGCGCGGCGAAGCTCACCCTCGACTTCCTCACCCACTCGATGCGCGGCGTCGGGCCGCGCGACGACCTGGGTGGCGCGAACCACGCGATCATCGGCACGGTCGAGCAGGTCGGCCTGGCCGGCCTCATCGCGATCCCGCTGGGCCTGCTGGTCGCGATCTACCTGGTGGAGTACGGCCGCGGCGCCCTCGCACGCGGCGTGACGTTCTTCGTCGACGTCATGACCGGCATCCCCTCGATCGTCGCCGGCCTGTTCATCTTCACGCTGTTCATCGTCATCCTGGGCTTCGGCTACAGCGGCTTCCTCGGCAGCCTGGCCCTCTCGATCCTCATGGTCCCGACGGTCGTGCGCAGCAGCGAGGAGATGCTCAAGCTCGTCCCCAACGAGCTGCGCGAAGCCTCGCTCGCGCTCGGTGTCCCCCGCTGGAAGACGATCCTCTCGATCGTCCTGCCGACCGCGGTCGCGGGCCTGGTGACCGGCGTCATGCTCGCCATCGCCCGCGTCATCGGTGAGACGGCGCCGCTGGTGCTGACGACGTTCTTCACGAACTCGATCAACACGAACCCGTTCAACGGCGCGCAGATGTCGCTGCCGCTCTACATCTACACGCTCGCCACGCAGCCCGGGAAGTTCTACAACCCGCGCGCGTGGGCCGCCGCCCTGACGCTCGTGCTCATCGTGCTGCTCCTCAACCTGGTCGCTCGCACCATCGCCTGGTGGCGTGCGCCCAAGGCCCGCTGA
- the pstB gene encoding phosphate ABC transporter ATP-binding protein PstB: MAKRIDVSGLNVYYGSFRAVEDVNMTIEPRSVTAFIGPSGCGKSTFLRTLNRMHELIPGARVEGKVLIDDEDLYGDGIDPVAVRRSVGMVFQRPNPFPTMSIYDNVAAGLKLNGVKRKSQLDEVVERSLQGANLWNEVKDRLGRPGAGLSGGQQQRLCIARAIAVEPQVLLMDEPCSALDPISTLAIEDLISTLKDQFTIVIVTHNMQQAARVSDTTAFFNIAGSGKPGKLIEVGETGKMFSNPSERATEDYISGRFG, from the coding sequence ATGGCCAAGCGCATCGACGTCAGCGGGCTGAACGTCTACTACGGCTCCTTCCGGGCCGTCGAGGACGTCAACATGACCATCGAGCCCCGCTCCGTGACGGCCTTCATCGGCCCCTCGGGCTGCGGCAAGTCGACGTTCCTGCGGACGCTGAACCGCATGCACGAGCTCATCCCCGGCGCGCGCGTCGAGGGCAAGGTGCTCATCGACGACGAGGACCTCTACGGCGACGGCATCGACCCGGTCGCCGTGCGCCGCAGCGTCGGCATGGTCTTCCAGCGCCCCAACCCGTTCCCGACGATGTCGATCTACGACAACGTCGCCGCGGGCCTCAAGCTCAACGGCGTCAAGCGGAAGTCCCAGCTCGACGAGGTCGTGGAGCGCTCGCTGCAGGGCGCGAACCTCTGGAACGAGGTGAAGGACCGTCTGGGTCGCCCCGGTGCCGGTCTCTCGGGCGGCCAGCAGCAGCGCCTCTGCATCGCGCGCGCCATCGCGGTCGAGCCGCAGGTGCTCCTCATGGACGAGCCCTGCTCGGCGCTGGACCCGATCTCGACGCTGGCGATCGAGGACCTCATCTCGACGCTCAAGGACCAGTTCACGATCGTCATCGTCACGCACAACATGCAGCAGGCCGCGCGCGTGAGCGACACGACCGCCTTCTTCAACATCGCGGGCTCGGGCAAGCCCGGCAAGCTCATCGAGGTCGGGGAGACCGGGAAGATGTTCTCGAACCCGTCCGAGCGCGCCACGGAGGACTACATCTCGGGCCGCTTCGGCTGA
- a CDS encoding SIS domain-containing protein — MSLLEQEIQEQPAAVRRFLDAAAQTELPQLVPPVWVAARGTSDNAGRYLQYLAGLRRGTAVGLATSSTIARAGRSLGYDGTVLGISQSGQSPDIVAVLADARRRGVLTVAVTNDPASPLAASADATLELHAGPERSVAATKTYTTSLAAAAVLVAAAGDDATGDRDEELLAALGAVPALMEQVLGSDEGLAAAADLLAAAPTCVVTGRGVGFATAHEVALKLTELTGSTALPLSAADLLHGPIAAVGPRTPLVVVQPAGEDLGTGEVLESALRRGAPVIALGAGDVPDGVVRVPVPQPPLPELAPFLDVLPGQRLALVVAQRRGVDVDQPFALSKVTLTS; from the coding sequence ATGAGCCTGCTCGAGCAGGAGATCCAGGAGCAGCCGGCCGCCGTCCGCCGCTTCCTCGACGCCGCAGCGCAGACGGAGCTGCCGCAGCTCGTGCCCCCGGTCTGGGTCGCGGCGCGCGGGACGTCGGACAACGCGGGGCGCTACCTGCAGTACCTCGCCGGCCTGCGGCGGGGGACCGCCGTGGGGCTGGCCACCTCGTCGACGATCGCGCGGGCGGGCCGCAGCCTCGGCTACGACGGCACGGTCCTCGGCATCAGCCAGTCCGGGCAGAGCCCCGACATCGTCGCGGTCCTCGCCGACGCGCGGCGGCGCGGCGTCCTGACCGTCGCCGTGACGAACGACCCCGCCTCCCCGCTGGCCGCGAGCGCCGACGCGACGCTGGAGCTGCACGCCGGCCCGGAGCGCTCGGTAGCGGCGACCAAGACCTACACGACCTCGCTCGCCGCCGCCGCGGTGCTGGTCGCCGCGGCGGGCGACGACGCGACCGGTGACAGGGACGAGGAGCTGCTCGCGGCGCTCGGTGCGGTCCCGGCGCTGATGGAGCAGGTGCTCGGGAGCGACGAGGGGCTCGCGGCGGCCGCCGACCTGCTGGCGGCGGCTCCGACCTGCGTCGTCACCGGCCGGGGCGTGGGGTTCGCGACGGCGCACGAGGTGGCGCTCAAGCTCACGGAGCTCACGGGGTCGACCGCGCTGCCGCTGTCCGCCGCCGACCTGCTGCACGGCCCCATCGCCGCGGTCGGGCCGCGTACGCCGCTGGTCGTCGTGCAGCCCGCGGGGGAGGACCTCGGCACCGGCGAGGTGCTCGAGAGCGCGCTGCGCAGGGGCGCCCCCGTCATCGCGCTCGGCGCCGGCGACGTCCCGGACGGCGTGGTCCGCGTCCCGGTCCCCCAGCCGCCGCTGCCCGAGCTGGCGCCCTTCCTCGACGTGCTCCCGGGGCAGCGGCTCGCCCTCGTCGTCGCCCAGCGCCGCGGCGTGGACGTGGACCAGCCGTTCGCGCTCTCCAAGGTCACGCTGACGAGCTGA
- a CDS encoding ROK family protein: MTDAVLAVDIGGTKVALAVADADGNVLASRVFATEEERGAHDVVSRICDGGRDLLQRSGIDVSGVGVVSPGVVEPHGVRLAPNNRGWEELALEDEVRRGLGAPVRADNDVKSATRAEARWGALRGASDGLLVNLGTGLSAGALVGGQVLRGAHGAALEIAYQVPSGAPVRGYADGAAPLEELVSGAALAREATRVLGRPAHAGHVLSAAHRAPATPEEGELAALAGAALEELSRAVANLAVAFDPEVVALYGGMLRTPEPLLRSLSSALAATVPYPPRLVRADFRERATLAGACLLAYEAAGLPVPDELHLDDVDARHDAAPAPARTV, translated from the coding sequence ATGACCGACGCGGTGCTCGCCGTCGACATCGGCGGCACGAAGGTCGCCCTTGCGGTCGCCGACGCGGACGGGAACGTGCTCGCCAGCAGGGTGTTCGCGACCGAGGAGGAGCGGGGAGCGCACGACGTCGTGTCCCGCATCTGCGACGGGGGGCGGGACCTCCTGCAGCGCAGCGGCATCGATGTCAGCGGGGTCGGCGTCGTCTCGCCGGGGGTCGTCGAGCCGCACGGGGTCCGGCTCGCGCCCAACAACCGGGGGTGGGAGGAGCTGGCGCTCGAGGACGAGGTACGCCGCGGCCTCGGCGCGCCGGTCCGCGCCGACAACGACGTGAAGTCGGCGACGCGCGCGGAGGCCCGGTGGGGGGCCCTGCGCGGCGCGAGCGACGGCCTGCTCGTCAACCTCGGTACGGGCCTGTCCGCCGGCGCGCTCGTCGGCGGCCAGGTCCTGCGGGGGGCGCACGGCGCGGCGCTGGAGATCGCGTACCAGGTGCCGTCGGGCGCTCCCGTCCGCGGGTACGCCGACGGCGCGGCGCCCCTCGAGGAGCTCGTGTCCGGCGCGGCCCTGGCGCGGGAGGCGACACGGGTGCTGGGCCGGCCCGCCCACGCGGGCCACGTGCTCTCGGCGGCCCACCGCGCTCCGGCCACCCCCGAGGAGGGCGAGCTCGCCGCACTGGCGGGCGCCGCGCTGGAGGAGCTCTCCCGGGCGGTGGCCAACCTCGCCGTGGCCTTCGACCCCGAGGTCGTCGCGCTCTACGGCGGGATGCTGCGCACGCCGGAACCGCTGCTGCGCAGCCTGTCCTCCGCGCTCGCAGCCACCGTGCCGTACCCGCCGCGGCTCGTGCGCGCCGACTTCCGCGAGCGCGCGACGCTCGCGGGGGCGTGCCTGCTCGCGTACGAGGCCGCCGGGCTCCCGGTGCCGGACGAGCTCCACCTCGACGACGTCGACGCGCGACACGATGCCGCGCCCGCACCAGCACGCACCGTATGA
- a CDS encoding APC family permease, with amino-acid sequence MATTAVPPPADTSGAPRLRRRIGLLQATAMNMAQMCGVGPFITIPAMVIAFGGPQAILGWVFGALLALADGLVWAELGAAMPGSGGTYVYLREAFQYRTGRLMPFLFVWTAMLFIPLIMSTGIVGFVSYLGYLWPGMTKPEAYVVGIAAILLIVAILWRRIDSIGVLATVLCGIMVATVLTVIVAAYTHFHAHQVFTFPHGAFDITRGGFWVGFAGGLTVGVYDYLGYNTSAYLGAEIRRPGRTIPRSIVLAVISIMVIYLAMQIGVLGVVDWHTMLDTSSPEYSSVASVLLETTWGEGAAKVVTVFILLTAFTSVLAGLLAGSRVPYDAARDGVFFRSFARLHKKHEFPTMGLLAMGAVTILGFVLGELTSITRVIQLLTAVMVLVQALAQILALTVLRQRQPTLSRPYRMWLYPLPSILAAVGWVTVYLYADKNAPGLHPIELSLLWVVGGVIAFGLWARSRGEWPFGPKPIEEKYLQAQASGISADDEVLEVSLDLPASRAGAAR; translated from the coding sequence ATGGCAACCACCGCCGTGCCCCCGCCGGCAGACACCTCTGGTGCGCCCCGCCTGCGCCGTCGCATCGGGCTGCTGCAGGCGACGGCCATGAACATGGCGCAGATGTGTGGCGTCGGCCCGTTCATCACGATCCCCGCGATGGTCATCGCCTTCGGCGGCCCGCAGGCGATCCTGGGCTGGGTCTTCGGTGCGCTGCTCGCCCTCGCCGACGGGCTCGTCTGGGCCGAGCTCGGTGCGGCGATGCCCGGCTCCGGCGGGACCTACGTCTACCTGCGCGAGGCCTTCCAGTACCGCACGGGCCGGCTGATGCCGTTCCTCTTCGTGTGGACGGCGATGCTCTTCATCCCGCTCATCATGTCGACGGGCATCGTCGGCTTCGTCTCCTACCTCGGCTACCTCTGGCCCGGGATGACCAAGCCCGAGGCGTACGTCGTCGGCATCGCCGCGATCCTGCTCATCGTCGCGATCCTGTGGCGGCGCATCGACTCCATCGGCGTCCTCGCGACCGTGCTCTGCGGGATCATGGTGGCGACGGTGCTCACCGTCATCGTCGCGGCGTACACGCACTTCCACGCCCACCAGGTCTTCACGTTCCCCCACGGGGCCTTCGACATCACGCGCGGCGGCTTCTGGGTGGGCTTCGCGGGCGGTCTCACCGTCGGCGTCTACGACTACCTCGGCTACAACACCAGCGCGTACCTCGGTGCGGAGATCCGCCGTCCCGGACGGACGATCCCGCGCTCGATCGTCCTCGCGGTCATCTCCATCATGGTCATCTACCTCGCCATGCAGATCGGCGTGCTCGGCGTCGTGGACTGGCACACGATGCTCGACACCAGCTCACCCGAGTACTCCTCGGTCGCCTCGGTCCTGCTCGAGACGACGTGGGGCGAGGGCGCGGCGAAGGTCGTCACCGTCTTCATCCTCCTCACGGCCTTCACCTCCGTCCTCGCGGGGCTGCTCGCCGGGTCGCGCGTGCCGTACGACGCGGCGCGTGACGGCGTCTTCTTCCGGTCGTTCGCCCGGCTGCACAAGAAGCACGAGTTCCCCACCATGGGGCTGCTCGCCATGGGCGCCGTGACGATCCTCGGCTTCGTGCTCGGCGAGCTCACCTCGATCACCCGCGTCATCCAGCTGCTCACCGCGGTCATGGTGCTCGTCCAGGCGCTGGCGCAGATCCTCGCGCTCACCGTGCTCCGGCAGCGGCAGCCGACGCTGTCGCGGCCGTACCGGATGTGGCTCTACCCGCTGCCGAGCATCCTCGCGGCGGTCGGCTGGGTCACGGTCTACCTGTACGCCGACAAGAACGCCCCCGGTCTGCACCCCATCGAGCTCTCCCTGCTGTGGGTCGTCGGGGGTGTGATCGCCTTCGGCCTGTGGGCCCGCTCGCGCGGGGAATGGCCGTTCGGTCCGAAGCCGATCGAGGAGAAGTACCTGCAGGCACAGGCTTCCGGCATCAGCGCCGACGACGAGGTGCTCGAGGTCTCCCTCGACCTGCCGGCGAGCCGCGCCGGAGCCGCCCGATGA